The following DNA comes from Flavisolibacter ginsenosidimutans.
CTTACTGATGCAATGAGAACAAAACTTTTAGGTGTATCGGGTGTTGACGGTATGCCTGTTAAAATTCGAGTAGCATTTATCAGCAGTGGAACTTGGATCCTTAAAGACAATCGGCCTACAAAAAATTCTGATGATGGATTCACGTTGATGTTAAATGAAAATGTTGGGTTTCGAGCACGGACTTTTGCTTCGCTTAATGAGTTAGTGGGTAGCCTTAAATAGTTAGATGGTTATAAACCCAGTTTTTGATGGCTATTAATGATAGGGATCGGAACCCATTCTAACCCTTTTTAACCCTTTCTAACCAGATTGCAACGTTTTGACAATGTTGGTTTATTCAATATTTTTTACTCCACGAAAAGTTTTCCATATGCAAACACTCACTTAATGGATGCCTTGATTTGACACGATAAATGTTCTTCCAAATACGCTGTTGTAAGACATTGCAAAAGAAATTTCGACTAAAATAGTGTCTCAAAATTGCTGGGTTATTGTTTACATTGCTCAAATACCTGATATCACCGAAGTAGAATAAGCCCGACAACGATTACGATAATAATAAGGACAAAGATTCCGGAAATGATCAGCAGCGATAAACTTTTTCCGTTTGACCAGTTTAACTCTTTTGTAGGCACTGCGGGTTGATACTTTTTTTGTTTAGATCTTTGCCGTGATCTCGCCATATGTTATGTAGGTAGTAACAAAATTATCAAGGACTCAATTACAAATTACGACGATACTCAAATACTTTATGTATGAAATTGTCGGTCACTCTAACTTGATTGACTTTTTCATAATACTCCTGCCGTCTTATTATTAGGTGTGGCATGCTTTTTTTACAGCTTTATTAAACTTATCAATTATGGAGAACAGAAATCAAAGCCAATCCCAAGGCACTGAAAATCAGGGTATGGGAAACGCTGCAGGAACGCAAGGCGGTCAAGAACGCCATCAGCATTCCGAGCATCATCAGGAGCAGGAGCACCATCCGCATAAAGAACATCATGCGGGTTTTGACCCCAATCAGCCGGAACAACACGCCGAGCCAGAACATCACGACCATCCTGAACACCACCAGGAAAAAGAACACCACGATAACAAGCTGTGAGCTTAAAGCAAAAAACGTGTAACCTGGCTATATGAACTGCCAGGTTTTTTTTATGCGAATTTTGAAACCCTATTTTCGTGTTTATGAAAGAACAATTTAAAGCCCTCATTGCCGCTTCCATTACGGTTAAAACAACCCTGCTTTCCGATGAGGGATTGTTGGACACACTGGAGAAAATAGTGAACGTAATTGTGGCCGCTTACAAAGCCGACAAGCGTTTGTTTTTCTGTGGCAACGGTGGCAGCGCCGCCGATGCCCAACACCTTGCCGCCGAATTCACCGGGCGGTTTTACAAAGACCGGCTCTCGCTGCCTGCCGAAGCCTTGCACTGCAACACCTCTTACTTAACAGCGGTGGGCAACGATTACGGCTTTGACGACATCTATGCCCGTATGATAAAGGGCACGGCCCGGACCGGCGATGTGCTGATTGGCTTCTCCACATCAGGCAACTCGCCCAATATTGTAAAGGCGTTTGAAGCGGCAAAGGAGAAAGGCGTTGTTACCATTGCCTATACGGGTAGCAGCGGTGGCATTTTGAAAAATTATTCTGACTACTTGTTAAACGTGCCATCATCTGATACGCCACGGATACAGGAATGTCATATTCTGTTAGGGCATTTGATGTGTGAGTTTGTGGAAGAAAGGTTTTTTGAATAATGTTCATCACTTTTCCGCCTTCTCTTCCCCCTTCTTCGCATTCTCGATAATATCTCCCTTGGTAAACAACACGGCTTTTAAAATAGTCCGCCATTCGGGTTTGCGCCGCAGCAAAAATTCCAAGTCCATACCAAAATGTTTCATTTCTTCCTGCTGTGCATTCTTCATAATGGCTTTGGCTTCTTCGTCCGTTTCGATGGAGATGCGCTGCTCGTACCAGCCGATGGCTTCAGCTTCCTCTACCACTGAGGTAATCATACGGGCAAAGGTTCTGGTCTCTTTTGATAGTTCTTCCGGCGGTTCGTGGTACTGATGAAATCCCATAAAATTGTCAGTTTATTAGTGAGTAAAAAAGTATCCTCTTATCGGTCAGGTTTGGATTTGATGAAAGCTTCCGGTAGTGCGTTCTCAATTTCTTTCGGTAGGCCATGTGCCTGCGGAAAATGCAGTGAAATTAATTGTCCGTTCTCACCTCTGTGAAAATGGTAATAGTCGGACAGCTTCCTGTTCTTCAGAAAGGCATCAAACTCTATTTGTACCGCCTTTGCCTGCTCGTAAAAATTGTCTATCCATCGTTCATCATAATTCATAAGTCAAGTCTTTAATTAAATGAATTGAAAACAAATCAATGCTACCGCCACCAGCGAAATAAACTCCCATCGTACTGAAAGCGACAACCTCGCTCATTATTATGTTTCGATATACAGTGCACATACTGCGTCTTCAATCAAGTAATTTGAAACGGGGTTTGGCTCGTAATAATGCCACGGTAATGGCATCAATAATTTCCGTGTTTAAATCCTGCCGGTTCAAAATTTCTATGCTGATGTAACCTATGTCCTCGTGTACTTTAATTTGGTAATAATCCTTCAATGGCCTTTGCTTGAAAGACGATTTGAACTCAGTTTCTACCAAAACGATTTGCTCATTGAAATTCGTTATCCATTGCTGAATGCGTTGTTCTTTCATTCGGCACTCACACTTTGATTTTTTGAATACGAACCGCATTTAAAATGGCAAGCAGGGCCACACCCACATCAGCTATGACGGCTTCCCAAAGCGTAGCTATACCGCCAGCACCCAAAATCAGTACAACCACTTTTATTGCCATTGCCAGAATAATATTCTGCCATACAATGGTGCGAGTGATTTTTCCAATCCTGATAGCGGAAACAATTTTGGAAGGCTGGTCGTTTTGTATCACTACATCGGCGGTTTCAATGGTGGCATCGCTACCTAATCCGCCCATTGCAATACCGGCATCGGCCAAGGCCACAACAGGCGCATCGTTCACGCCGTCGCCTACAAAAGCTATGTGCTTTCCCGCATTTTTCAAGCCTTGTACTTTTTCTACTTTGCCTTCAGGCAGTAAGTCACCATAGGCTTCGTCAATACCGATTTGTTTTGCCACATTATCCACCACGGTCTGCTTGTCTCCCGATAGCATGACAGTTTTAATATTAAGGTCGTGCATGGCTTTCACAGCCGATACAGCGTCTTCTTTTATCTCGTCCGCGATGGTAATGTAACCGGCAAATTTTTTATCAATGGCCGTTACCACAATGGTGTCAACGATGCCTTCTGTTTCGGCGGGATAGTCAACGCCAAATTTTTTCATCAGCTTTAAATTGCCCGCTAATACTTCTTTACCATCCACTGTGCCTTTTAATCCATGCCCGGCCACTTCTTCTACATTTGTTGCTGTTGTATTGCCGATTTTATCAACGGCGTATTTTACCACGGCTTGCCCAACAGGATGCGTGGAGTTCTTTTCCAAAGCAGCAGTTATGCGTATCAGGTCTTTTTCATCAATACCATTTGCAACTACTTTTTGTACGTTAAACACACCCTTGGTTAACGTGCCTGTTTTATCCATGACGACGGCATTAATTTTTGTCATCACATCCAAAAAGTTGCCGCCTTTAAACAGGATCCCGTTGCGGGAAGCCAGCCCAATGCCGCCGAAATAGCCCAATGGGATAGAGACCACCAAAGCACAAGGGCAACTAATCACCAGAAATACCAAAGCCCGGTAAAACCAAACATTGAAAACATAGTCTTGTACAAAAAAGTAGGGAACGAGTGCTACAGCTAAAGCCAGAAAAAAAACAATCGGCGTGTAAACTTTCGCAAAACGGGAGATGAACAGTTGAGTTTGCGATTTGCGGGCCGTAGCATCCTGCACCATTTCCAAAATCTTGCTCAACTTACTGTCCTTAAACAGAGCCGTTACTTTCACTTCTGCAACGGTATTCAGGTTAATCATACCGGCCAGAATGCTTTCACCCTTGTATTTGGTATCGGGCTTGCTTTCACCAGTTAAAGCGGCTGTATTGAACGAAGCCGTTTCGGAAAGCAGCTCGCCGTCCAATGCAACTTTTTCACCTGGCTTTACTTGAATGGTCTCATTTAATTGTGTTTCGGACGGTTCAATCACCTGGGTTTGCCCGTTTCTAACAACGGTTACTTTATCGGGCCGTATATCCAACAAGGCTTTGATGTTTCTTTTGGCCCTGTCCACCGCTGCATCCTGAAACCATTCGCCGATGCAATAGAAAACCATTACCGCTACGCCTTCGCTGTAAGAACCGATGTAGAAAGCGCCAATCGTTGCCACACTCATGAGGACAAACTCATTGAAAATGTCGCCACGTTTGGCTTTGCGGAAGGCAAGGTCTAAGACCCGCCATCCGGCAAGAATGAAGGCTACTGCGTGAATGCCGAAGTCCACCCATTTAGTTGGGACAAAATGAAATCCAAACCGTAAAACAATCATGGTCACGAGTATCACCAAAGCAAGCAGCAGATCCCAATGACTTTTCCAACCCGCTGGTTCGCTGCCTCCGTGGTCATGATCGTGGTCGTGCCCGTCATCGTGGCTGTGACCTTCTTCAGCATCGTGGCCGTGTTCGTGATCTTCTTGTTCCTGCTTTGTTTTCATTTGCACAACAGGTGCTTCTTCATGATTATGTTCTGCACTCATAAAATGTATTTAGTGTATAAAAAAACTTAGTATCCCTACTCCAATTAGTATGCCCCCGGTTAGCCTCTTTTCGTGGTGCTCAAAAAAATGCGCATTCATGAGTTTTACCCCTTGAAAGGCCAACAGCACCAAGGCCACTATTCCCGATATGCTAACGATGGCATAGGCAACAGCCATCGCAAAAACATGGTTCATTCCGTAAGCTCCTGCTGACAAAAACAAACTTTCCACTTCCAGGCAAGGCGACAAGAACATCATCACCACAAAAATCAAAATCCATCTTCGTTTTGATCTCTTGTAAGCCGATACGTCTTCCTGTTTAGAATGATGGTGATGCGGCAGGTTGATGGTGAAATAGATAAGGCCGAAAACAATGAGCAATACCGGCGCAATAATGTGCACGTAGTCATCGTACCGACGTGCCAGCGTTTGCCCAACGTTGCCCAGCACAATGCCCAACAAAACCGTACCTGACACATGCGCCAGGGCGGAAAGAAAGGCTACTTTGGTTATCTCTTTCTTTGACCAACCTTCTGCTTTTGCTACAGCAACAAGAGGCAGCCAATGATTGGGTATCAAAGCATGAACTAGGCCAAGGGCTACTATTCCGACCAGGAGACTAAACAAGCCGGTTAATTTTTGGGTGAAAAAATTCTGTGATCATAGCTCAATAAAGCAGCCATAACTGCCTCTTTGTTTTTAAAATCTTTCGGCTGCAACGAAAGCCGGAAAATGTTGTTCAAAATTTCAATCATGCTTCTTTTGGTACTGGTTGTCCAGAACGTGACTGCTGGATACGTTTTCCCGTTAAAAGCAAAAAGAAGCTCACTATAGTTTATGTTGTCCGGGTCAATTTTTGAAGAAAGAACATCATCATAAATCTTCAAACCATAGGCATCAAACAATAGCCTATGAAGTTTAGTGCTGTTTTCCATTTTCACAAACGAGAGGATAGAGCTATCAATGAAAAGTTGCATTCCCTTGAGATTTTCGTCAGCCATTATGAACTTTTGTTGCACTGAATCGCCCTGGTGTTTTAAAAGAACTGTGTTACCGTTACATTCTGCATTTCCCATTAGCGTATCGGCTCCGTAGAAAACCATTGCCCATCCTTCGGTATATAATACTTGGTGCTTCGTTTTGTGCCCAACATTTACTAAAGAGAAAAAGGCGTTTGCCGGGGCCTTTTGTGCATCGGCAATGAAACAACCGAAGAGTATCACACCCGACATTGCAAATTGCATGAAGACTTTAGCAGCTAAGTTGAACTGTATTTTTTTCATTTCGTTCCTTTATAGTATTTCTCTTATGATTTTAAACTGCTTATAGGCTTCAACGAGTTTCCGGTCGTTCAAAACTTTTTTCAATTTTCCTGTCGCCAGCAAGACCACATTCGCATTAAAATCCTCACTGAAATAATAGACCGGGTGTGGCGAGAACGTTTTGTAAAGAACAATTGCACCGCTATCAACGATTTCAAAAATCTCTCCTTCGTAGAGACGAAGCTTCCGGCCATCTTTTTCAAAACCCCATATTTCTTTCTTACCGAAAGAGGCTTCACAGCCATCGGCGTATTTTACTAAAATAGATTTGCCTAATCGTCCCCACGGAATTCTTACTTTATCAATGCTGTGTGTTTCTTCAACCGTGTTCATTACATCATCGGATGAATAAAATATTTTATTTTGGGCATACCCGCTGCAAAACGAAAGCACACAAAAAATACAAAGCAGAACTTTCATACTTTTTCTATTTTAAAATGGGCGGGTGCAAACCCTGCCACCATAGTATGTTTCAGTAATAGAAACGGTTAAGCAGGGTTTCACCCTAAGTCATTCACGGGGTAGCAAATTTTGTTCTTAGTGGCAGAAAAGGGGCTTACTTCATTTGCTGCTGACCATGATGTTCATGGCAAGCCTGTTCGCATCTTCTACACGCTTCTGCGCAGCGTTTGCAATGGTCGTGGTCGTGCATACCGCATTCTTCAGCACATTCACGACAGGCTTCTTCGCAAATCACCAGAAACTTGTGTGAGATTTCGCTATCACGCAACAAGAGCTTTGCGCCGAGGTAGCAGATTTCCGCACAATCCCTGTCCAGTTCAATGCAATGCGCCATCGGCGTTACGTCTTTTTCATCAAGGCAGGCGGCAGCGCATTCTTCGCAGGCTCTTGCGCATTCCAAAAGTGTTTGGATTAATGCTTCGTGTTTGTGCCCTGAATGGTGATGACCGGGTTGCTGTTGTTCCATTTTATTTTGATTTAAGGGTGAAAAAAAATATTTGTTAGGTAATCATACCCAAGACTAAAAACAATAAAAAGCCACCAAAGAAGGCAGACGTATGCCACACAGTTTCCTTTTCTTCATGTGCTTCCGTCAGCAGTTCTTCGGTAACTAAAAACAAGAGTGCCGACAAGCCAAACGACAACACTATCTCCAAGGCGTTGTGCGAAAGGTTATGTAGTAATGTGGCACCTAGCACAGCGCTGATAAAAAACACCAGAGCAAGCAGTGCAATCAATCCAAGCGATTTTTGTTTGCTTAAATTATTTTCGCCTAATTCAGTTGCCGTTGCCATGCCCAGCGATAATAATTCGACTGATAAAGCGAAGGCCAACAACATCCCTTCCGTACTGCCTGCCGTAAACCCTATTCCTAAAAGCAAACCATCTATAAAAATGTCAACGGCAATGGCTATCAATAAACTAGCTGGCAGTTTATTCTTGACCACGGTGAGTGTTTTATCTTCTTCTACTTCTGTGAACTTTCTGATGCCAATCATTGCAAGAAAGCCCAGGGAAAACCCGATGATAAGTTGTAGTGGCTTGTGGGTTTTTACAATATCCGGCAACAACTCTACCGCAACCACTGAAAAGACCACACCCGCCGCAAAGTGTAGGATAAGGCTTCTCACATTTCCGTTGGGCTTGCGAACGATGGCAATGACACCGCCGATGATCATCGTGAAAACCGGTATCAACGAGAAAAGAAGTATTTTTTGAAACAAGGGCGTCATTACTTTCAGCAGTTTTTGCTTTTGTGGGAGTGTTACAAATGGTTACAACAATGGATTATCCTTCTTCCTCTTCTGAATTGTTCATTTTGGAAAGCAGGTCATAAGCTCCTTTGATAACCACCTTGCTTTTCATATCGAAATTGTCTGGAAGGATAACCGCAGTAAATCCATTTTCCGTTACCGTTACACCAACTTCCACTCGACGAAAGACAATATGCTTTTCTTCTTTCTCACCGGCAGCTTCATTTTTTCCGATATTATCATTTGTTCCTCCCTCCATTTTTTGCTCATCCAATACAAAAATGTAGTTCTTGCCACCCGATTGCACTACCGCTGCCTGTGGCAAGGCGGGGGTGGAAGCTGTACCTATTTCCATAATGGCGTTGATAAACATACCGGGAAGCAAGGTGGCTACGGGTGTAGTAATTTTTCCGTGCACTTCTACGGTGCGGTCTGCATCGATGTCCTTTCCAATCAAAAACACCTGGGCATTGCGTTCTATGCTATCGCCTGTTGCACGAAAGCGAATGGTTTGACCCATTTTTATTTGCGGCAAATCCTTTTCAAATACTTTCACTCGAACCAAAATGTTATTGGTGTTAGCCATGTCTGCCAGCAGTTCATTTGCACCAATGAATTTGCCTACGTTAGAATAAACATGCGTGATATAACCGCTGGTTGGCGCAACGATAGAGATGCGTGAAGTGAAGTTCCCGGAACGGACACTGGAAGGGTTGATGTTGGCAATGCGAAGCCTTGCTTCTAAACCCTTTACCCGTGCCACCATGCTGTTGTATTCACTGCTTGCCCGTTGCAGCGATTTGCGGGCGGCAATGTTTTCTCGCACCAATTCTTCTTGTCGTGTCAAGTCCTGGCGTAAGAAGGACAGCTGGCTGCTGCTCTCCAGGAATTCCTGTTGCATTTGCACGAATTCTGGGTTTTCAATGGTGGCCAACATGTCTCCTTTACGAACAAACTTGCCTTCTATCACGGTTGTGCTGCGTATGGTGCCGCCGTAAGGCGATGCCACGCTGATTAAGTCATTTGGCGGAACATCAATCGTGCCCGATGCTTTTATATAATTGCTCAAATTGGTAGGTGTTACGCTTCCTAATTCTACACCAACTGTTTTGTATTGTTCGTGAGTGAACTCAACTGCGTTCGGGTCGTGCTCCTCTGCTACGGGAGCTTTTTCTTCTTTGGGTTTAGAAGAGCAGGCAGCGAAAAACAAAGCTGCAAATACGATTACTTTATACGACATTTTATACATCATCATTTTAGTTTAAAGGCCAAGAATTAGTTCCAGTTCTATGGCGGATTGGTTGTATTGATTTATGATTTCTATGTATTGGCGGCGAACGTTGTTGGCGTTGTTGAGCGATTGCGATAGCTGGTAGTAATCCATTTCTCCAACCTCAAAGGCTCGCTGCGATGTGCGAATTAAAAGCTCGGCTTGCGGCAACGCCGTGTTGCGGTAGTAAGCAAGCTGAATGGAAAGTCGCCGTAACTCGGAAAGCAAGAGGCTGCCCCTTTGCGACAAGCCAAAATAAAAGGCTTGCACTTCGGCTTCCCGGCGTTGTTGGTTCACTTCCGCCGCACGTATCCTTGCCTTTTGGGGTTTTGAAAACAATGAGATGCTGATACCTGCTTCAATCCCCTGGAAACGCTTACCGGCACCGTAGTATTTCTGTCCACCATCAACATCATACGTTCCTACGAGAGATTGATTGAAATAACCAATGCTAAAATCGGGTAACAGCTTGCTTCTTTCTACTTTTATTTCTTTTGACGCAATCACAATTTGGCTGCGCAAAACTTGCAGCTCCGGGTTGTTGTTTAGCTGTACACTGTCCAGGGCTAAAGTGATTGGCTTTTCCTGCAAAAGCGTATCGGTTATGCCGTTAATTCCTGCATCTCCCGTAAAGAGGGAGAGTTGTTGTAAATCGGTTCTTAATTGTTCATTCAACTGCTCCTTTTGTGCGATAGCTTCCTGTAACTGCGTATTGGCGTTGTACTTCTCCAAAATATTGGTTTCACCTGACTTGAAGCGTATATCCGCCGCCCGCAATACTCTTTCGTAAAGACTAATTAAGGTATCGGCAAGCCTGCGTTGCTCGTTGCGATAAATGAGCCGGTAGTAGAGGCTTTTTACCTGATAGTTAATTTGGTTTTGATAGACTTTAAGCTGTAACCGGCTGGCATCAATTGTGGCATCCGCCAATTCCGTTAGCCTGCGCAGGTAAACCGGGTTGGGTATGTTTTGCGTGATGGTGATATTGTTGTCATAGGGTACAGGACTGTTGTACTGTCCATAGGTGAGATTTATATTGGTTTTCCCAATGTCTCTTGCCGATGCCCGCAATGATTGCTGGTATTGTACATCGAGGTTGCCTACCCGGACGTTTGGATTTGTACCCAATGAACGGGTTATAGCGGTTTGTAAATCTATTGTACCGGCAGGCGTTTGAGCATTCACAAAACCTGCACCCAATAGCAATACCAATAGGCCAATCACTTTTGGAACTGTGGAAGGGGAAGGCGTATGGTTTGTGTCTTGATTTTGTTGTTTCTTCTTTCCAAATCCTTCAAAGAAGGTATAGAGCACAGGCAGTACGACTAAAGTCAAAAGGGTTGCGGTTAACAATCCACCAATAACAACCGTAGCCAATGGTTTTTGTACTTCGCCACCGGCACCGGTTGACAATGCCATTGGCAAAAAGCCCAATGAGGCAACTGTTGCAGTCATCAATACAGGACGCAACCGCACAGCAGTGCCGGTAAAAATGATTTTTGTAAGGTCTGTCATGCCTTCTTTCTTTAAGCGATTAAATTCTGTTATCAGCACAATTCCGTTTAACACAGCCACACCAAAAAGGGCGATGAAGCCTACTCCGGCAGAAATGCTAAAAGGCATTCCACGTAACCACAAAGCAAACACACCGCCAATAGCTGACATGGGAATAGCCATGAAAATCAGAATAGAGTATTTAAACGAACCGAAAGTGAAATAGAGCAGCAAAAGAATTAACCCAAGCGCAACAGGTACAGCGATAGACAATCGCTTATTGGCTTCTTCCAGGTTTTTAAACTGTCCGCCGTAGGTAATGAAGTAACCCGTAGGCATTTTAATTTTCTGGTCAATCTTCTGTTGCATTTCCTTCACCACCGAAGCAATGTCACGGCCCCGTACATTGAAGCCTACAATAATTCTTCGCTGTGCCTGTTCACGTTGTATTTGGTTCGGGCCTAATTGCAAACTCACATCGGCCACCTGCTCCAACGGAATTTGGGTGCCGTCTGCTGCTGTAACAAAAAGCCTCTTTACATCTTCAATGCTCTGCCGTTCGCTCTCTTGCAAACGCACCACCAAATCAAATCGCTTTTCACCTTCAAACACTGTACCCGCACTGCCACCTGCAAAGGCCGTGTTAATGGCTTGGTTAATGTCGGAAACGTTCAAACCGTGTTGTGCTATTTTGTCCCGGTTTAACTTGATAGAGATTTGCGGAAGCCCGCTCACTTGCTCTACATACAAATCTTCAGCCCCTTGTACGGTAGGCACAATGGCACCTATTCGTTTGGAGAGTTCGGAAAGCACCTGCATATCCTCGCCAAATATTTTTATTCCTACATCTTGTCGCACACCCGAAATCAATTCGTTGGTACGAAGCTGAATGGGTTGGGAAAAACCGAAACTCACACCGGGAATGGCTTCCAATTCCTTTTGCATTTTTTCCGCCAATTCTTCACGGCCATGCGCACTTGTCCATTCGTCTTTTGGTTTTAAAATGATGGTGATGTCCGCCGCTTCTATCGGCATCGGGTCGGTGGGTATTTCCGATGCACCGATTTTGCTGATAACCTCTTTTACTTCAGGGAACTTCTTGTGAAGAATGTTGGAAGCCTGTTCCACTTTGTCAATGGTCTGGCTTAATGAGCTACCCGTAAGCAGACGTGTTTCCACGGCAAAATCACCTTCTTCCAGTGTGGGCAAAAATTCACCGCCCAAGAAAGTAAATACCAATGCCGCCAATCCAAGCAAAGCCAAGGCAATAACCACCACTAATTTTCTGAACCGCAAGGCACCCTTTATAAGTGGCAGGTACATGCGTTGGATGCGGTCCATCATCTTATCGGAAAAGTTCTTTTTGTGCTTGATGTTTTTGTTTAGGAACAACGCACTAACCATCGGCACGTAGGTAAGTGATAGCAGGAAGGCACCCAAAATGGCAAAAGATACCGTTTGCGCCATTGGGCGGAACATCTTGCCCTCTATACCTACCAAAGCAAGAATTGGTAAGTAAACAATGAAGATGATGATTTGACCAAACGCCGCAGAGTTCATCATTCTCTTTGCAGAAACGCCGACTTCTTCATCCATTTCGGGTTGGGCAATTTTACCCTCTCGCCGGTTGGCTAAATGGTGCATGGTGGCTTCTACAATAATCACCGCTCCATCTACAATCAACCCAAAGTCAATGGCACCCAAGCTCATTAGATTACCGGAAACACCAAAGACGTTCATCAGTGAAATGGCAAACAACATTGCCAATGGAATAACAGAAGCGACAATAAGCCCCGAACGAATGTTACCTAAGAAAAGCACCAAGACGAAAATGACAATCAATGCCCCTTCTAACAGGTTCTTTTTTACGGTATCAATCGCCCTGTTCACAAACTCGCTTCTATCCAAAAAAGGTTCTACCACGACGCCTTCGGGGAGGGATTTTTGAATTTGTACCATCTTCTCCTTTACCCGCTGCACCACTTCGCTGGAGTTGCTTCCTTTCAGCATCATCACAATGCCGCCCACAGCTTCTTTATCGTCACGGGTCAAAGCGCCGTAACGGTTAGCCGCACCAAAACGCACCTGGGCAATGTCACGAATGGTGATCGGAAATCCGGTTTCTGTCTTTTTTACTACGATGCGTTCTATGTCGCCGAGATTAGTTATCAAGCCTTCGCTGCGGATAAAATAAGCGTTTGGTTTCTTGTCGATATAGGAGCCGCCGGTATTTTGGTTGTTTTTCTCCAAGGCCGTGAAGATGTCCGAGATGGAAATGTTATAGCTCCGGGTTTGGTTGATGTTCAGCGCAATTTCATATTGCTTTAAAAAGCCGCCGAAGCTGTTGACTTCCGCAATGCCCGGTGTGCCGAGTAACTGCCTGCGCACAATCCAGTCTTGCAGGGTGCGCAATGCGGTTGCATCATATTTGTTTTCATAACCCTTTTTCGGGTGGACAACATATTGATATATTTCGCCCAAACCTGTTGAAATAGGCGACATTTCCGGCTCACCGGCTCCCTGCGGAATGGCGTTACGGGCTTCCGGCAAGCGTTCCGCTACCTGTTGCCGTGCCCAATAG
Coding sequences within:
- a CDS encoding CusA/CzcA family heavy metal efflux RND transporter, with protein sequence MLNKIIDFSIKNKLVIGIFTLALIIWGVFSLKKLPIDAVPDITNNQVQIITVSPSLASQEVEQLISYPVEQTMSTIPEIQEVRSISRFGLSVVTVIFHDDANIYWARQQVAERLPEARNAIPQGAGEPEMSPISTGLGEIYQYVVHPKKGYENKYDATALRTLQDWIVRRQLLGTPGIAEVNSFGGFLKQYEIALNINQTRSYNISISDIFTALEKNNQNTGGSYIDKKPNAYFIRSEGLITNLGDIERIVVKKTETGFPITIRDIAQVRFGAANRYGALTRDDKEAVGGIVMMLKGSNSSEVVQRVKEKMVQIQKSLPEGVVVEPFLDRSEFVNRAIDTVKKNLLEGALIVIFVLVLFLGNIRSGLIVASVIPLAMLFAISLMNVFGVSGNLMSLGAIDFGLIVDGAVIIVEATMHHLANRREGKIAQPEMDEEVGVSAKRMMNSAAFGQIIIFIVYLPILALVGIEGKMFRPMAQTVSFAILGAFLLSLTYVPMVSALFLNKNIKHKKNFSDKMMDRIQRMYLPLIKGALRFRKLVVVIALALLGLAALVFTFLGGEFLPTLEEGDFAVETRLLTGSSLSQTIDKVEQASNILHKKFPEVKEVISKIGASEIPTDPMPIEAADITIILKPKDEWTSAHGREELAEKMQKELEAIPGVSFGFSQPIQLRTNELISGVRQDVGIKIFGEDMQVLSELSKRIGAIVPTVQGAEDLYVEQVSGLPQISIKLNRDKIAQHGLNVSDINQAINTAFAGGSAGTVFEGEKRFDLVVRLQESERQSIEDVKRLFVTAADGTQIPLEQVADVSLQLGPNQIQREQAQRRIIVGFNVRGRDIASVVKEMQQKIDQKIKMPTGYFITYGGQFKNLEEANKRLSIAVPVALGLILLLLYFTFGSFKYSILIFMAIPMSAIGGVFALWLRGMPFSISAGVGFIALFGVAVLNGIVLITEFNRLKKEGMTDLTKIIFTGTAVRLRPVLMTATVASLGFLPMALSTGAGGEVQKPLATVVIGGLLTATLLTLVVLPVLYTFFEGFGKKKQQNQDTNHTPSPSTVPKVIGLLVLLLGAGFVNAQTPAGTIDLQTAITRSLGTNPNVRVGNLDVQYQQSLRASARDIGKTNINLTYGQYNSPVPYDNNITITQNIPNPVYLRRLTELADATIDASRLQLKVYQNQINYQVKSLYYRLIYRNEQRRLADTLISLYERVLRAADIRFKSGETNILEKYNANTQLQEAIAQKEQLNEQLRTDLQQLSLFTGDAGINGITDTLLQEKPITLALDSVQLNNNPELQVLRSQIVIASKEIKVERSKLLPDFSIGYFNQSLVGTYDVDGGQKYYGAGKRFQGIEAGISISLFSKPQKARIRAAEVNQQRREAEVQAFYFGLSQRGSLLLSELRRLSIQLAYYRNTALPQAELLIRTSQRAFEVGEMDYYQLSQSLNNANNVRRQYIEIINQYNQSAIELELILGL